The genomic DNA AACCCAAGCACACAACCCAAACCCTTCCGTGTATTCCGTCCCTTCCGTGGTTCCCCCCCGAATAATCAACCCAAGCAATCCATAAAAAGATCAGTGGTTCAATAACATGTCAGATCAACAACAACTAGAAGGCGGTGCCTATGAGGTCATCCGCGGTCGTATGGAGAAACACGGTGGCGTTCTGCAAGAACGCATCGATTCCCTCAATACCGCCCGCAAGGACATCTTCGGCGCGGTCGATCCCGCCCTGATCGCCACCGAGCGTGTCAGCACCGAGCACAATTGTGTTTCGCGCGACATGGTCTCCATCGGAGCCAACCGCTTTCTCTTCGGCTACAACATCCAGTTCGGCCTGAAACAAACCACCGATCCGGCGGACGTCTTCGCCTGCTACGATTTCGAACCCGACAGCCACACCTTCACCAAGGTCGACCTATCCACCGTCCTCGGCGGCGATTTCCCAGAAGACTTCCACTACGTCTACAAGTACTACAAGGAGGCCACCTTCGTCAAATTCATGGTCATCGGCGCCCACCTCTACATGGGCATGCGCATCGGTAAGGGCATCGATGACATCAAGACATTCAAATGGCTGCTCAAGGGCGGCGGCGAGCTGGAATACCTCGGCAATCGCTTTGACCACGAATACAAATTCCCGAAACAGCAGGAGTTCGATTGGGTGCGTGCCCACCGCGATATGCAACGCCCCGGCGAGCACCCGCACGTTTCCATCGAAGACCGCATCTTCGTGGAAACCGTCGGCGGCGACCTCACCATCAAGGTGGAGGACAACACCATGTCCGGTCACGGCATCTATCAGGAGGACGTCACCGATAGCGATCAGACCCTCGACGATGCCGAGATCTTCTACGCCAGCGTCGGCCCGCTCATCCTGCTGAAAATACTCCCCTACCGCGAGGAACTCTACCGCTACCTGGTCTACAATGAAAAGACACAGACGGTCCACCGCCTCGACTCCATCGGCCACTCCTGCGTGCTGCTGCCGGACGACCACGGCATCATTTTTTCGAACGGCTACCTCCTGCTCAGCGGTGAGGCGAAGACCTTCGACCACGGCCTCGACGACATGCGTTTCGATAAACGCATCGCCTCCGCCAATGGCGAAGACACCCTCTACGTCTTCTACAATCGCTCCAGCGGCGACTACGTCCTGCTTTCCTACAACCTCATCGAACGCAGCGTCGACACCCCCATCATCTGCTCCGGCTACTCGCTGTTCCCCGATGGCAAACTGCTCTATTTCCGCTCGGAGAACGATGCCCAAAAACACCACGTCATCCAGGTCTGGCAGACGCCTTACCTCGACGAAACCTTCACCGCCGCCACCACCGAGGAGAATAACTCGCTGCTGTTCAAGATTGGCAATGCCGACATCGTCCGCTGCATGGCCGAGTGCCGTGAGGTGCTGAATTTGTTAGGAAAAGAAGATTCCTACGCCGGACTCTACCTCGATCTGGTGAAGAAAACCGGCGACATCAACGACGCCTATTTCTGGATCAACAAGGACGAGGCCTTCATGCTCTCCGAGCCGCTGCGCGAGATCAATGCCGCCGCGAACTCCGCCATCAATGAGTTTGAAAAAGTCGTGCGTCTGCGCGAATCCACCGGCGAGAGCACCCGCGAGATTCAGCAGCAGGTTAGCACACTGATACGCCAGGTGGAACACTCGCCGCCCGACGACATTCAGGGCTACGTCCACCAGCTTTCCAATCTCCGCACCCTGCGCGGCGACATCATCGGCCTGCGCGATCTGCGTTATGTCGATCTGGAAACCGTCGCCTCGCTCGAGGAACAAGTGGTCGCCGCCACCGAGACCGTTTCTAACAAGACTGTCACATTCCTACTCACCCCGGAAGCGCTCGATCCCTACCGCGCCGCTGTCGATGAGCAGAAGGACTCGATCGCAAAGCTGAAAAAAGTCACCGAGGCAGACGCCACCAGCGAGGCACTCGATCAAGCTGGCTCCGAGCTGGAAATGCTCATCGATGTGGTCTCCAACCTCAAGATCGAGGACGCCACCCAGACCACCGCCATCATCGATTCCATCTCCGGCATCTACTCCACGCTCAATGCCGTCCGCGCCGAGCTGAAGAATAAACGCCAATCGCTCGCCAAGGCCGAGGGCACCGCCCAGTTCGGAGCCCAGATGAAGTTGTTAGGACAGGCTGTGGTGAATTTCCTCGACCTCTGTGACGACCCGGAGAAATGCGATGAGTATCTCACCAAGGTCATGGTCCAGATCGAGGAACTCGAGGGCAAGTTCGCCGAGTTCGATGACTACGCCGAGGAACTCGCCGCCAAGCGTGAGGAGGTTTACGATGCCTTCGAAACCCGCAAGACCTCCCTGCTGGAGAAGCGTAACAAACGCGCCGCCAACCTGGTGAAATCCGCCGAGCGCGTGCTCTCCGGCATCAGCAAGCGCGCCGAAGGCTTCAAGGAAATCAACGAGATCAACGGCTACTTCGCCGGCGACCTGATGATTTCCAAAGTCCGCGACATCATCGAGCAGCTCGATGGCCTTGGCGACTCGGTCAAAGCCGCCGACATCCAGACCCAGCTCAAAACGCTCAAGGAGGACGCCGTCCGCCAGCTCAAGGACCGCAAGGAGCTCTTTGTCGATGGCCAGAACATCATCCAGTTCGGCAAACACAAGTTCAGCGTCAACACCCAGGAGCTCGAGCTCTCCATCGTGCCCCGCGATGGCGACATGTGCTTCCACCTCGCCGGCACCGATTTCTTCGAGCCCATCACCGATGAAACTTTCCTCTCCACCCGCCCCATCTGGGACCAGGAGGTCATCTCCGAGAACAAACACATCTACCGCGCCGAATACCTCGCCTACCAGTTCCTCCAAAGTGCCGGCGATTTGCAATCGCCTCCCCCCACCCTAGAAGCCCTCCAAAACTTCGCCTCCCAGCGCTACACCGAAGGCTACACCAAAGGAGTTCACGATCACGACGCCTACAAAATCCTGGAGGCCTTATTACCCATTCACCGTGAAATCGGCCTGCTGAAATACTCCCCCGCCACCCGAGCCGCCGCCATCCTGTTCTGGCAGACTTGGGAGTCGCCGGAAAAAGACACCCTCACCCAGCAGCTGCAGACCCACTCCGCCATCCGCAAGAGTGGCTTCAACACCGGCACCGATTCGAAAACTTACATCGCGCAAATCGCCAAACACCTCACCGCCCAGAACCCGCAGGCCGACACCCTAGGGGCAGAGTATCTCTACGAGCAGCTTTCCTCCGGCACAGACTTCGTCGTCTCACCCGAGGCTGACAGCATCATCAGCCACTTCAAAAAAGCCCTCACCAGCAAGGCCACCAAAGGAGCCCAGAAATCCTACGAGGACTCGATCGCCCACCTAACAGGAACTGCCAAATACCAAAGCATCCTCGACTGGCTCCAATCAACCCGTAGCGAAGCCACCATCGAGCCAAGCAACCCAAGCCGTAGCGAAGGGTTTGCACCCTTCGATCAAAACCTCCAGAGCCCCAGCTCTGCAGACGCCTACTACCAAGAAGCCGCCGCCCACCTGACCTCCGGCGAGGTCAAAAAACGCAACGTCCACCAGGTCGATGTCACCGCCGAAATCTCCGGCCTCCTGGGCTCACACTCGGTGATCCGTGAGGGCGACTACACCCTCCACTACAACACCTTCATCGATAAACTCACGCACTTCGAGCAGGAGTCCGTGCCCACCTACCGCGCCTACCTCAAGAGCAAACACGAGCTCACCGAGGCCAAACGCGCCGACATGCGCCTGAACGAGTTCAAGGCCCGCGTCATGTCCTCATTTGTGCGCAACAAACTGCTCAACGACGTCTACCTCCCGATGATCGGCGACAACCTCGCCAAGCAGATGGGAACCGCTGGCGCCGACACCCGCACCGATCGCATGGGCCTGCTGCTGCTCATCTCCCCACCCGGCTACGG from Oceaniferula flava includes the following:
- a CDS encoding DNA repair ATPase, with amino-acid sequence MSDQQQLEGGAYEVIRGRMEKHGGVLQERIDSLNTARKDIFGAVDPALIATERVSTEHNCVSRDMVSIGANRFLFGYNIQFGLKQTTDPADVFACYDFEPDSHTFTKVDLSTVLGGDFPEDFHYVYKYYKEATFVKFMVIGAHLYMGMRIGKGIDDIKTFKWLLKGGGELEYLGNRFDHEYKFPKQQEFDWVRAHRDMQRPGEHPHVSIEDRIFVETVGGDLTIKVEDNTMSGHGIYQEDVTDSDQTLDDAEIFYASVGPLILLKILPYREELYRYLVYNEKTQTVHRLDSIGHSCVLLPDDHGIIFSNGYLLLSGEAKTFDHGLDDMRFDKRIASANGEDTLYVFYNRSSGDYVLLSYNLIERSVDTPIICSGYSLFPDGKLLYFRSENDAQKHHVIQVWQTPYLDETFTAATTEENNSLLFKIGNADIVRCMAECREVLNLLGKEDSYAGLYLDLVKKTGDINDAYFWINKDEAFMLSEPLREINAAANSAINEFEKVVRLRESTGESTREIQQQVSTLIRQVEHSPPDDIQGYVHQLSNLRTLRGDIIGLRDLRYVDLETVASLEEQVVAATETVSNKTVTFLLTPEALDPYRAAVDEQKDSIAKLKKVTEADATSEALDQAGSELEMLIDVVSNLKIEDATQTTAIIDSISGIYSTLNAVRAELKNKRQSLAKAEGTAQFGAQMKLLGQAVVNFLDLCDDPEKCDEYLTKVMVQIEELEGKFAEFDDYAEELAAKREEVYDAFETRKTSLLEKRNKRAANLVKSAERVLSGISKRAEGFKEINEINGYFAGDLMISKVRDIIEQLDGLGDSVKAADIQTQLKTLKEDAVRQLKDRKELFVDGQNIIQFGKHKFSVNTQELELSIVPRDGDMCFHLAGTDFFEPITDETFLSTRPIWDQEVISENKHIYRAEYLAYQFLQSAGDLQSPPPTLEALQNFASQRYTEGYTKGVHDHDAYKILEALLPIHREIGLLKYSPATRAAAILFWQTWESPEKDTLTQQLQTHSAIRKSGFNTGTDSKTYIAQIAKHLTAQNPQADTLGAEYLYEQLSSGTDFVVSPEADSIISHFKKALTSKATKGAQKSYEDSIAHLTGTAKYQSILDWLQSTRSEATIEPSNPSRSEGFAPFDQNLQSPSSADAYYQEAAAHLTSGEVKKRNVHQVDVTAEISGLLGSHSVIREGDYTLHYNTFIDKLTHFEQESVPTYRAYLKSKHELTEAKRADMRLNEFKARVMSSFVRNKLLNDVYLPMIGDNLAKQMGTAGADTRTDRMGLLLLISPPGYGKTTLMEYVADRLGLTFMKINGPAIGHAVTSLDPGEAPNASAREEIEKLNLALEMGDNVMLYLDDIQHCNPEFLQKFISLCDGQRKIEGVYNGEAKTFDLRGKKVSVVMAGNPYTESGGKFQIPDMLANRADTYNLGDIIGSNADSFKASYIENSLTSNSVLSKLASRSQKDVYAVMRIATTGSQEGVDFEGNYTPAEIDEFVTTTQHLYTVRDTILRVNLEYIRSAAQEDAYRTEPAFKLQGSYRNMNRIAEKVLPMMTHEEVRELVIDHYENESQTLTTGAEANLLKFKEMENILTSAEENRWAQIKKDFNKNKLLGGAGENDPIARVVAQLTQFNDGLESIRDGITAAGTNYSQPQSLAKDTISQLEKIISGLRAVPVEVDINLIADQQSGVENMQKSSKKPPITVKPEVRQNDET